One Labrus mixtus chromosome 12, fLabMix1.1, whole genome shotgun sequence DNA segment encodes these proteins:
- the fndc1 gene encoding fibronectin type III domain-containing protein 1 isoform X1 — MALAASRTLLALFVTFCAPGCGWTAEKPLRTHNGKQSSVDRGLKESWEPSIHLDGRPVDRFVISSSKPSRSHRFTKVGRDSRSHLLEDVDPEWINLDGFAVLGGGPVSNSSAGPPRSPQTTSRIQPPVQRATRVDRTAHPLGVSNTRAHRRAPQSSSGPRQPERAQAGAPPLERRHIHHTKPQSDQRNRNAAKLTSESVHVVSLQAQKALGQSAPSNRDVSSKTTTPEPPEYEAKDISVRVMSPQSVLISWVDPAVEMGKVEPETLRSYTVRYREKGESARWEYKDSTQRRMMIDTLSADGMYEFSVRISQGENHGKWSVSVFQRTPESAPSGPPESFDVKPLRGKGTAVIATWDPPEETNGRIREYIMSYAPAMKPFGMKSLTYRGSITTATVDGLTPGERYIFKIRATNRRGQGPQSKAFSVVMPGSSSAASSPSKTKDNSRTKHTPSRQDTDHEESDLQSTEMPEEPTTPSQPRPAAPVSRRTRPLSQSRSYHSIFSSVRGSVRNTGNRGSSKGIARKREDEEEEEKKIPTTPPSAEETTTMEVIRETKEPDNDVSPQSEDEFGYDTEPQTPETPSLKVFTPSPTKPVSTRAKAPPRRPVKIRVHQKPGSKATSSSSSTSSSSSSSSSASSSSSSADSSSISFSPTSSSSSSSSPSLTSLSSSHIQESAASRKDIVASTYPEGKNTHDKPSITHTKPSTTVVKETNSQQTEASSAGRGSASAGRTNGSGFGSRYGYSRRHPGILLRGNSTRLLNGYKPAITSQSNLPNRTPNQATSNTLSLATSESTSPERTQNPKTSHTFNSATSRSPSGSGTQSQVTSDSYNKQGSSQSTSHNTQSSHTLPKQDTRVSEGSDDSKYKNTDAEETEVEPTSSSKTQPTEEERTDSEVRTEISNEKPVAPRTRLNPSFAERFPWLATRYPGRFGSGTRPSSPRQDGRTPLTRTSSSVGAGRPTRVSGATGAAGVSTLQETREDLRTPSTHDSLKNGEEVDPVKPSLTNQNTASKDDGNPTTSLSSSSSSSSSSTATSSNLDSHHSWNGHRDSSDPIHQGTPTNNNNDHDKDFLNERSRGISGKNDQTADTTAVQKSPSITPADPHKSEEDNGSMGTRESSSRTRAGSASGGIPTQRRPGVGMNGRVRSPVFTNRQFGGSRLPFRPQPAQNTRLGSSTSASTSSSTSDASISSNVPQPVLTSDRDIGSGTTLTRTGGLSGSNSQSTSSSRDGFRAQGGRSRYPIVRGKPTTGGQLKPGIGNGKNGRPNLTASNDKEASPSQGTSKAVGQRFITGPDGSKWVVDLEQGVLMNQEGQVLQDSQGKPKRVVLGEDGRTIFDLMGSPLVNQEGMALFGHGRDSQPVVNPKDKVLMVGGKPLLGLDLPHHRTTTTTTTTTTTTTMAPTTTPEPTTTDWIIEESSTAPPFPTCPPGTYSKTDEYGYPVLDPEGILDCYPEEESSGMEMDHMVTGTMVPDALALKKDELFVQTTLPPTTTTTTTTTEKPTPELDTRPLNKGPSSELDLSGKKRFTAPYVNYISKDPGAPCSLTEALEFLQVDVLQGLIDKDSPTANQNQPPKNKPHDFTVVAMEGCHSFIILDWARPLKDDMVSGYMVYSASYDDVLNNRWSSRASTGTHLPVENLKPNSRYYFKVQAKNVFGLGPVSDTLTYVTESDDPLLIERPPGGEPIWVPFTFKYNSAHSSCKGSQYVKRTWYRKFVGVVLCNSLRYKIFMGDGLREPFYSIGDTFGQGEDHCQFVDSYRDGRTGPAYLSNNLPSAQGFYRAYRQEPVTFGVIGRRTPHPFVGWYECGVPIPGKW, encoded by the exons ctgaGAAGCCCCTGCGGACGCACAATGGGAAACAGTCATCTGTGGACAGGGGCCTTAAGGAGAGCTGGGAGCCTTCAATCCATCTGGATGGAAGACCTGTGGACCGCTTCGTGATCAGCTCCAGCAAACCCTCAAGGTCTCACCGCTTCACTAAAGTGGGAAGGGACAGTCGCTCTCATCTTTTGGAGGATGTAG ACCCTGAATGGATTAACCTGGATGGCTTTGCTGTGTTGGGCGGTGGACCTGTCAGCAACTCATCAGCAG GTCCACCAAGGTCTCCACAAACTACGTCCAGAATTCAGCCCCCTGTACAGAGGGCCACCAGGGTGGACAGAACAGCTCACCCATTGGGAGTGTCAAATACCAGGGCACACAGGAGGGCCCCTCAGTCCTCCTCAGGTCCCAGGCAACCTGAGAGAGCTCAGGCAGGAGCTCCCCCATTGGAAAGAAGACACATACACCACACCAAACCTCAATCTGACCAGAGAAACAGAAATGCAGCCAAGCtaa CATCTGAGTCCGTTCATGTGGTGTCACTGCAGGCACAAAAAGCCCTGGGCCAGAGCGCACCCTCCAACAGAGACGTCTCATCCAAAACAACGACACCAG AGCCACCAGAGTATGAGGCCAAGGACATCAGTGTCAGAGTTATGTCCCCTCAGTCAGTCCTTATCTCCTGGGTTGATCCTGCTGTTGAAATGGGAAAGGTCGAACCTGAGACATTAAG ATCCTACACAGTTAGGTACAGGGAAAAGGGGGAGTCAGCACGTTGGGAATACAAGGACAGCACCCAGAGAAGAATGATGATAGACACCCTGTCTGCTGATGGCATGTATGAGTTCTCTGTCAGAATCTCTCAGGGAGAAAATCATGGGAAATGGAGTGTCTCAGTGTTTCAAAGGACCCCCGAGTCAG CACCATCTGGGCCACCGGAGAGTTTTGATGTCAAGCCACTACGAGGAAAAGGAACTGCAGTAATAGCAACATGGGATCCACCTGAAGAAACCAATGGGAGGATACGAG AGTACATCATGTCTTATGCTCCTGCTATGAAGCCATTTGGAATGAAGAGTTTGACTTACCGTGGAAGCATCACTACAGCCACCGTAGATGGCCTCACACCAGGGGAGCGGTACATCTTCAAAATTAGAGCCACAAACAGGAGGGGACAAGGACCACAGAGCAAGGCCTTTAGTGTTGTCATGCCAGGAT ccAGCAGTGCTGCATCATCACCTTCAAAAACCAAGGACAACAGCAGGACAAAACACACTCCTTCCAGACAAGATACTGACCATGAGGAATCTGACCTCCAGTCAACGGAGATGCCAGAGGAACCAACAACGCCTTCCCAGCCTCGCCCTGCTGCACCTGTAAGCAGGCGTACCCGGCCACTGTCTCAGTCACGGTCCTATCACAGCATCTTCTCCTCTGTAAGGGGCTCGGtcagaaacacaggaaacagaggGTCTTCCAAAGGAATAGCTCGAAAAAgagaagatgaggaagaagaagaaaagaaaatacccACAACACCACCGTCAGCAGAAGAGACAACAACCATGGAGGTAATACGCGAGACAAAAGAGCCTGACAACGACGTTTCTCCTCAATCTGAGGATGAATTTGGATATGACACAGAGCCCCAGACCCCTGAGACGCCTAGCCTCAAAGTTTTTACACCGTCCCCAACAAAACCTGTCTCTACTCGTGCCAAAGCACCACCAAGAAGGCCTGTTAAGATCAGGGTCCATCAAAAACCAGGATCCAAAGCTACCTCGTCCTCCTCATCcacctcttcatcttcatcctcctcctcatctgcctcatcgtcctcctcttcagccGATTCCTCCTCAATTTCTTTCTCACctacttcctcttcctcctcatcatcctcacctTCTCTGACCTCATTATCCTCCTCCCATATTCAAGAGTCTGCAGCCAGTAGAAAAGACATTGTAGCTTCCACATACCCAGAAGGAAAAAACACTCATGATAAGCCGAGCATTACACATACAAAACCCTCCACTACTGTCGTAAAAGAGACCAATTCACAGCAAACAGAGGCTTCATCGGCAGGTAGAGGATCAGCCTCAGCAGGGCGTACCAATGGGTCTGGATTTGGCTCTAGATATGGGTACAGCAGAAGACATCCAGGGATTTTGTTAAGAGGGAATTCAACCAGACTGCTGAATGGTTACAAACCTGCCATCACCTCACAGTCAAATTTACCGAACAGAACTCCTAACCAAGCAACGTCAAACACACTTAGTTTAGCAACATCAGAGTCCACTTCTCCAGAAAGGACTCAAAACCCCAAAACATCACATACTTTCAACTCAGCAACATCCAGGTCCCCTTCAGGAAGTGGAACCCAGAGCCAGGTGACATCAGATTCATATAACAAGCAAGGCTCCTCACAATCCACCTCACACAATACACAGAGTTCCCACACATTACCTAAGCAAGACACAAGAGTCAGTGAAGGAAGTGATGACAGTaagtacaaaaacacagatgcagaagaaactgaagttGAACCTACTTCAAGCTCTAAAACACAACCAACGGAAGAGGAGCGAACGGATTCAGAGGTAAGAACGGAGATCAGTAATGAAAAACCTGTGGCTCCTCGTACAAGACTTAACCCATCATTTGCTGAAAGATTCCCTTGGCTAGCCACCCGTTACCCAGGCAGGTTTGGTTCAGGGACAAGACCGTCATCTCCCAGGCAGGATGGTAGAACCCCCTTGACCAGGACATCATCCTCCGTTGGGGCTGGTAGACCCACTAGGGTTTCAGGGGCCACAGGTGCCGCTGGAGTGTCGACCCTACAGGAGACTAGGGAAGATCTGAGGACTCCTTCCACCCATGACTCCCTAAAGAATGGAGAAGAAGTGGATCCTGTAAAGCCTTCCTTGACTAATCAAAATACAGCATCTAAAGACGATGGAAACCCAACTACCTCAttatcttcttcctcttcatcatcttcctcatcaACAGCCACTTCCTCAAACTTAGACTCCCATCATTCCTGGAATGGACACAGAGACTCAAGTGACCCCATCCATCAAGGAACCCCTaccaacaataataatgatcatGATAAGGATTTTCTAAATGAGCGAAGTAGAGGAATCAGTGGAAAAAATGATCAAACTGCGGACACCACAGCAGTTCAAAAGAGCCCTTCTATAACTCCAGCAGACCCTCACAAAAGCGAAGAAGACAATGGCAGCATGGGTACAAGAGAAAGTTCTTCAAGGACAAGAGCCGGCTCAGCGTCTGGAGGAATTCCAACTCAACGTCGTCCTGGTGTAGGGATGAATGGGAGGGTACGCTCTCCTGTTTTTACCAACAGGCAATTTGGTGGGTCAAGGCTTCCCTTCAGACCACAGCCAGCCCAGAACACAAGGCTGGGCTCTTCAACATCTGCTTccacatcatcatcaacatctgaCGCCTCTATTTCCTCAAACGTGCCACAGCCAGTTTTGACTTCAGATCGGGACATTGGCAGTGGCACAACTCTGACAAGAACAGGGGGATTATCTGGAAGCAACTCCCAGTCCACATCTTCATCAAGAGATGGCTTTAGGGCACAGGGGGGTAGGTCTCGCTATCCTATTGTAAGAGGGAAACCAACCACTGGTGGACAGCTCAAGCCTGGCATTGGAAATG GTAAAAATGGACGACCTAACCTGACAGCATCAAATGATAAAGAGGCTTCTCCTTCTCAAGGAACCAGCAAGGCTGTTGGTCAAAGATTTATCACTGGACCTGATGGAAGCAAATGG GTTGTGGACTTGGAGCAGGGGGTTCTTATGAACCAGGAAGGCCAAGTTCTCCAGGACTCCCAGGGCAAACCTAAGAGAGTTGTGCTTGGAGAGGATGGACGTACAATTTTTG ACCTCATGGGCAGTCCTCTAGTAAATCAGGAAGGTATGGCTTTGTTTGGCCATGGCAGAGATAGCCAACCTGTGGTCAACCCCAAAGACAAGGTCCTTATGGTAGGAGGGAAACCTTTACTTGGTTTGGACCTCCCTCACCACAGGaccaccaccactaccaccaccaccaccaccaccaccaccatggCTCCAACCACCACACCTGAGCCCACCACCACTGATTGGATCATTGAGGAGTCTAGCACTGCACCGCCATTCCCAACTTGTCCACCTGGAACCTACTCCAAAACAGATGAATATGGGTATCCAGTGCTGGACCCAGAAGGAATATTGGACTGTTACCCAGAAG AGGAATCCTCAGGAATGGAAATGGACCACATGGTTACAGGGACCATGGTGCCTGATGCTTTAGCTCTTAAAAAAG ATGAGCTTTTTGTCCAGACCACCCTGCCACCAACGACtaccacaaccaccaccacaacGGAGAAACCAACTCCAGAGCTGGACACCCGACCCTTGAACAAAGGCCCTTCATCCGAGTTGGACCTGAGTGGGAAGAAGAGATTCACAG CTCCGTATGTGAACTACATCTCGAAGGACCCCGGTGCTCCTTGCTCTTTGACTGAGGCTCTGGAGTTTCTTCAGGTCGATGTCCTACAAGGCCTGATAGACAAGGACAGCccgacagccaatcagaatcagccTCCCAAAAACAAGCCTCATGACTTCACCGTGGTCGCCATGGAGGGCTGCCACTCGTTTATCATCCTGGACTGGGCCCGCCCACTGAAGGATGATATGGTGTCAG GCTACATGGTGTACAGTGCTTCATATGACGACGTGCTCAACAACAGATGGTCTTCTAGAGCCTCCACCGGGACCCACCTGCCTGTGGAGAACCTCAAACCCAACTCTAG GTACTACTTCAAAGTGCAGGCCAAGAATGTGTTTGGTTTGGGACCAGTCAGCGATACACTCACCTACGTCACTGAATCAG ACGATCCTCTCCTCATCGAAAGGCCACCTG GTGGTGAACCAATCTGGGTCCCATTTACTTTTAAGTATAACTCCGCCCACAGCAGCTGTAAGGGCAGTCAGTACGTCAAGCGGACGTGGTACAGGAAGTTTGTTGGCGTGGTTTTGTGTAACTCTCTGCGATACAAGATCTTCATGGGGGATGGTCTAAGAG AGCCTTTTTACAGTATAGGGGACACTTTTGGCCAGGGAGAAGACCACTGCCAGTTTGTGGACTCCTACAGGGACGGCAGGACGGGCCCGGCCTACCTCTCAAACAATCTGCCCTCAGCACAAG gaTTTTACCGTGCATACAGACAGGAGCCGGTTACATTTGGAGTTATTGGCCGACGTACACCCCACCCATTCGTGGGCTGGTATGAATGTGGAGTGCCAATCCCTGGGAAGTGGTAA
- the fndc1 gene encoding fibronectin type III domain-containing protein 1 isoform X2 — MALAASRTLLALFVTFCAPGCGWTAEKPLRTHNGKQSSVDRGLKESWEPSIHLDGRPVDRFVISSSKPSRSHRFTKVGRDSRSHLLEDVGPPRSPQTTSRIQPPVQRATRVDRTAHPLGVSNTRAHRRAPQSSSGPRQPERAQAGAPPLERRHIHHTKPQSDQRNRNAAKLTSESVHVVSLQAQKALGQSAPSNRDVSSKTTTPEPPEYEAKDISVRVMSPQSVLISWVDPAVEMGKVEPETLRSYTVRYREKGESARWEYKDSTQRRMMIDTLSADGMYEFSVRISQGENHGKWSVSVFQRTPESAPSGPPESFDVKPLRGKGTAVIATWDPPEETNGRIREYIMSYAPAMKPFGMKSLTYRGSITTATVDGLTPGERYIFKIRATNRRGQGPQSKAFSVVMPGSSSAASSPSKTKDNSRTKHTPSRQDTDHEESDLQSTEMPEEPTTPSQPRPAAPVSRRTRPLSQSRSYHSIFSSVRGSVRNTGNRGSSKGIARKREDEEEEEKKIPTTPPSAEETTTMEVIRETKEPDNDVSPQSEDEFGYDTEPQTPETPSLKVFTPSPTKPVSTRAKAPPRRPVKIRVHQKPGSKATSSSSSTSSSSSSSSSASSSSSSADSSSISFSPTSSSSSSSSPSLTSLSSSHIQESAASRKDIVASTYPEGKNTHDKPSITHTKPSTTVVKETNSQQTEASSAGRGSASAGRTNGSGFGSRYGYSRRHPGILLRGNSTRLLNGYKPAITSQSNLPNRTPNQATSNTLSLATSESTSPERTQNPKTSHTFNSATSRSPSGSGTQSQVTSDSYNKQGSSQSTSHNTQSSHTLPKQDTRVSEGSDDSKYKNTDAEETEVEPTSSSKTQPTEEERTDSEVRTEISNEKPVAPRTRLNPSFAERFPWLATRYPGRFGSGTRPSSPRQDGRTPLTRTSSSVGAGRPTRVSGATGAAGVSTLQETREDLRTPSTHDSLKNGEEVDPVKPSLTNQNTASKDDGNPTTSLSSSSSSSSSSTATSSNLDSHHSWNGHRDSSDPIHQGTPTNNNNDHDKDFLNERSRGISGKNDQTADTTAVQKSPSITPADPHKSEEDNGSMGTRESSSRTRAGSASGGIPTQRRPGVGMNGRVRSPVFTNRQFGGSRLPFRPQPAQNTRLGSSTSASTSSSTSDASISSNVPQPVLTSDRDIGSGTTLTRTGGLSGSNSQSTSSSRDGFRAQGGRSRYPIVRGKPTTGGQLKPGIGNGKNGRPNLTASNDKEASPSQGTSKAVGQRFITGPDGSKWVVDLEQGVLMNQEGQVLQDSQGKPKRVVLGEDGRTIFDLMGSPLVNQEGMALFGHGRDSQPVVNPKDKVLMVGGKPLLGLDLPHHRTTTTTTTTTTTTTMAPTTTPEPTTTDWIIEESSTAPPFPTCPPGTYSKTDEYGYPVLDPEGILDCYPEEESSGMEMDHMVTGTMVPDALALKKDELFVQTTLPPTTTTTTTTTEKPTPELDTRPLNKGPSSELDLSGKKRFTAPYVNYISKDPGAPCSLTEALEFLQVDVLQGLIDKDSPTANQNQPPKNKPHDFTVVAMEGCHSFIILDWARPLKDDMVSGYMVYSASYDDVLNNRWSSRASTGTHLPVENLKPNSRYYFKVQAKNVFGLGPVSDTLTYVTESDDPLLIERPPGGEPIWVPFTFKYNSAHSSCKGSQYVKRTWYRKFVGVVLCNSLRYKIFMGDGLREPFYSIGDTFGQGEDHCQFVDSYRDGRTGPAYLSNNLPSAQGFYRAYRQEPVTFGVIGRRTPHPFVGWYECGVPIPGKW; from the exons ctgaGAAGCCCCTGCGGACGCACAATGGGAAACAGTCATCTGTGGACAGGGGCCTTAAGGAGAGCTGGGAGCCTTCAATCCATCTGGATGGAAGACCTGTGGACCGCTTCGTGATCAGCTCCAGCAAACCCTCAAGGTCTCACCGCTTCACTAAAGTGGGAAGGGACAGTCGCTCTCATCTTTTGGAGGATGTAG GTCCACCAAGGTCTCCACAAACTACGTCCAGAATTCAGCCCCCTGTACAGAGGGCCACCAGGGTGGACAGAACAGCTCACCCATTGGGAGTGTCAAATACCAGGGCACACAGGAGGGCCCCTCAGTCCTCCTCAGGTCCCAGGCAACCTGAGAGAGCTCAGGCAGGAGCTCCCCCATTGGAAAGAAGACACATACACCACACCAAACCTCAATCTGACCAGAGAAACAGAAATGCAGCCAAGCtaa CATCTGAGTCCGTTCATGTGGTGTCACTGCAGGCACAAAAAGCCCTGGGCCAGAGCGCACCCTCCAACAGAGACGTCTCATCCAAAACAACGACACCAG AGCCACCAGAGTATGAGGCCAAGGACATCAGTGTCAGAGTTATGTCCCCTCAGTCAGTCCTTATCTCCTGGGTTGATCCTGCTGTTGAAATGGGAAAGGTCGAACCTGAGACATTAAG ATCCTACACAGTTAGGTACAGGGAAAAGGGGGAGTCAGCACGTTGGGAATACAAGGACAGCACCCAGAGAAGAATGATGATAGACACCCTGTCTGCTGATGGCATGTATGAGTTCTCTGTCAGAATCTCTCAGGGAGAAAATCATGGGAAATGGAGTGTCTCAGTGTTTCAAAGGACCCCCGAGTCAG CACCATCTGGGCCACCGGAGAGTTTTGATGTCAAGCCACTACGAGGAAAAGGAACTGCAGTAATAGCAACATGGGATCCACCTGAAGAAACCAATGGGAGGATACGAG AGTACATCATGTCTTATGCTCCTGCTATGAAGCCATTTGGAATGAAGAGTTTGACTTACCGTGGAAGCATCACTACAGCCACCGTAGATGGCCTCACACCAGGGGAGCGGTACATCTTCAAAATTAGAGCCACAAACAGGAGGGGACAAGGACCACAGAGCAAGGCCTTTAGTGTTGTCATGCCAGGAT ccAGCAGTGCTGCATCATCACCTTCAAAAACCAAGGACAACAGCAGGACAAAACACACTCCTTCCAGACAAGATACTGACCATGAGGAATCTGACCTCCAGTCAACGGAGATGCCAGAGGAACCAACAACGCCTTCCCAGCCTCGCCCTGCTGCACCTGTAAGCAGGCGTACCCGGCCACTGTCTCAGTCACGGTCCTATCACAGCATCTTCTCCTCTGTAAGGGGCTCGGtcagaaacacaggaaacagaggGTCTTCCAAAGGAATAGCTCGAAAAAgagaagatgaggaagaagaagaaaagaaaatacccACAACACCACCGTCAGCAGAAGAGACAACAACCATGGAGGTAATACGCGAGACAAAAGAGCCTGACAACGACGTTTCTCCTCAATCTGAGGATGAATTTGGATATGACACAGAGCCCCAGACCCCTGAGACGCCTAGCCTCAAAGTTTTTACACCGTCCCCAACAAAACCTGTCTCTACTCGTGCCAAAGCACCACCAAGAAGGCCTGTTAAGATCAGGGTCCATCAAAAACCAGGATCCAAAGCTACCTCGTCCTCCTCATCcacctcttcatcttcatcctcctcctcatctgcctcatcgtcctcctcttcagccGATTCCTCCTCAATTTCTTTCTCACctacttcctcttcctcctcatcatcctcacctTCTCTGACCTCATTATCCTCCTCCCATATTCAAGAGTCTGCAGCCAGTAGAAAAGACATTGTAGCTTCCACATACCCAGAAGGAAAAAACACTCATGATAAGCCGAGCATTACACATACAAAACCCTCCACTACTGTCGTAAAAGAGACCAATTCACAGCAAACAGAGGCTTCATCGGCAGGTAGAGGATCAGCCTCAGCAGGGCGTACCAATGGGTCTGGATTTGGCTCTAGATATGGGTACAGCAGAAGACATCCAGGGATTTTGTTAAGAGGGAATTCAACCAGACTGCTGAATGGTTACAAACCTGCCATCACCTCACAGTCAAATTTACCGAACAGAACTCCTAACCAAGCAACGTCAAACACACTTAGTTTAGCAACATCAGAGTCCACTTCTCCAGAAAGGACTCAAAACCCCAAAACATCACATACTTTCAACTCAGCAACATCCAGGTCCCCTTCAGGAAGTGGAACCCAGAGCCAGGTGACATCAGATTCATATAACAAGCAAGGCTCCTCACAATCCACCTCACACAATACACAGAGTTCCCACACATTACCTAAGCAAGACACAAGAGTCAGTGAAGGAAGTGATGACAGTaagtacaaaaacacagatgcagaagaaactgaagttGAACCTACTTCAAGCTCTAAAACACAACCAACGGAAGAGGAGCGAACGGATTCAGAGGTAAGAACGGAGATCAGTAATGAAAAACCTGTGGCTCCTCGTACAAGACTTAACCCATCATTTGCTGAAAGATTCCCTTGGCTAGCCACCCGTTACCCAGGCAGGTTTGGTTCAGGGACAAGACCGTCATCTCCCAGGCAGGATGGTAGAACCCCCTTGACCAGGACATCATCCTCCGTTGGGGCTGGTAGACCCACTAGGGTTTCAGGGGCCACAGGTGCCGCTGGAGTGTCGACCCTACAGGAGACTAGGGAAGATCTGAGGACTCCTTCCACCCATGACTCCCTAAAGAATGGAGAAGAAGTGGATCCTGTAAAGCCTTCCTTGACTAATCAAAATACAGCATCTAAAGACGATGGAAACCCAACTACCTCAttatcttcttcctcttcatcatcttcctcatcaACAGCCACTTCCTCAAACTTAGACTCCCATCATTCCTGGAATGGACACAGAGACTCAAGTGACCCCATCCATCAAGGAACCCCTaccaacaataataatgatcatGATAAGGATTTTCTAAATGAGCGAAGTAGAGGAATCAGTGGAAAAAATGATCAAACTGCGGACACCACAGCAGTTCAAAAGAGCCCTTCTATAACTCCAGCAGACCCTCACAAAAGCGAAGAAGACAATGGCAGCATGGGTACAAGAGAAAGTTCTTCAAGGACAAGAGCCGGCTCAGCGTCTGGAGGAATTCCAACTCAACGTCGTCCTGGTGTAGGGATGAATGGGAGGGTACGCTCTCCTGTTTTTACCAACAGGCAATTTGGTGGGTCAAGGCTTCCCTTCAGACCACAGCCAGCCCAGAACACAAGGCTGGGCTCTTCAACATCTGCTTccacatcatcatcaacatctgaCGCCTCTATTTCCTCAAACGTGCCACAGCCAGTTTTGACTTCAGATCGGGACATTGGCAGTGGCACAACTCTGACAAGAACAGGGGGATTATCTGGAAGCAACTCCCAGTCCACATCTTCATCAAGAGATGGCTTTAGGGCACAGGGGGGTAGGTCTCGCTATCCTATTGTAAGAGGGAAACCAACCACTGGTGGACAGCTCAAGCCTGGCATTGGAAATG GTAAAAATGGACGACCTAACCTGACAGCATCAAATGATAAAGAGGCTTCTCCTTCTCAAGGAACCAGCAAGGCTGTTGGTCAAAGATTTATCACTGGACCTGATGGAAGCAAATGG GTTGTGGACTTGGAGCAGGGGGTTCTTATGAACCAGGAAGGCCAAGTTCTCCAGGACTCCCAGGGCAAACCTAAGAGAGTTGTGCTTGGAGAGGATGGACGTACAATTTTTG ACCTCATGGGCAGTCCTCTAGTAAATCAGGAAGGTATGGCTTTGTTTGGCCATGGCAGAGATAGCCAACCTGTGGTCAACCCCAAAGACAAGGTCCTTATGGTAGGAGGGAAACCTTTACTTGGTTTGGACCTCCCTCACCACAGGaccaccaccactaccaccaccaccaccaccaccaccaccatggCTCCAACCACCACACCTGAGCCCACCACCACTGATTGGATCATTGAGGAGTCTAGCACTGCACCGCCATTCCCAACTTGTCCACCTGGAACCTACTCCAAAACAGATGAATATGGGTATCCAGTGCTGGACCCAGAAGGAATATTGGACTGTTACCCAGAAG AGGAATCCTCAGGAATGGAAATGGACCACATGGTTACAGGGACCATGGTGCCTGATGCTTTAGCTCTTAAAAAAG ATGAGCTTTTTGTCCAGACCACCCTGCCACCAACGACtaccacaaccaccaccacaacGGAGAAACCAACTCCAGAGCTGGACACCCGACCCTTGAACAAAGGCCCTTCATCCGAGTTGGACCTGAGTGGGAAGAAGAGATTCACAG CTCCGTATGTGAACTACATCTCGAAGGACCCCGGTGCTCCTTGCTCTTTGACTGAGGCTCTGGAGTTTCTTCAGGTCGATGTCCTACAAGGCCTGATAGACAAGGACAGCccgacagccaatcagaatcagccTCCCAAAAACAAGCCTCATGACTTCACCGTGGTCGCCATGGAGGGCTGCCACTCGTTTATCATCCTGGACTGGGCCCGCCCACTGAAGGATGATATGGTGTCAG GCTACATGGTGTACAGTGCTTCATATGACGACGTGCTCAACAACAGATGGTCTTCTAGAGCCTCCACCGGGACCCACCTGCCTGTGGAGAACCTCAAACCCAACTCTAG GTACTACTTCAAAGTGCAGGCCAAGAATGTGTTTGGTTTGGGACCAGTCAGCGATACACTCACCTACGTCACTGAATCAG ACGATCCTCTCCTCATCGAAAGGCCACCTG GTGGTGAACCAATCTGGGTCCCATTTACTTTTAAGTATAACTCCGCCCACAGCAGCTGTAAGGGCAGTCAGTACGTCAAGCGGACGTGGTACAGGAAGTTTGTTGGCGTGGTTTTGTGTAACTCTCTGCGATACAAGATCTTCATGGGGGATGGTCTAAGAG AGCCTTTTTACAGTATAGGGGACACTTTTGGCCAGGGAGAAGACCACTGCCAGTTTGTGGACTCCTACAGGGACGGCAGGACGGGCCCGGCCTACCTCTCAAACAATCTGCCCTCAGCACAAG gaTTTTACCGTGCATACAGACAGGAGCCGGTTACATTTGGAGTTATTGGCCGACGTACACCCCACCCATTCGTGGGCTGGTATGAATGTGGAGTGCCAATCCCTGGGAAGTGGTAA